The following are encoded in a window of Lagenorhynchus albirostris chromosome 3, mLagAlb1.1, whole genome shotgun sequence genomic DNA:
- the LOC132517921 gene encoding LOW QUALITY PROTEIN: myc-associated zinc finger protein-like (The sequence of the model RefSeq protein was modified relative to this genomic sequence to represent the inferred CDS: inserted 1 base in 1 codon): protein MFPVFPCTLXAPPFPVLGLDSRGVGGLMNSFPPPQGHAQNPLQVGAELQSRFFASQGCAQSPFQAAPAPPPTPQAPAAEPLQVDLLPVLAAAQESAAAAAAAAAAAAAAAVAAAPPAPATASTVDTAALKQPPAPPPPPPPVSAPAAEAAPPVSAATIAAAAATAVVAPTSTVAVAPVASALEKKTKSKGPYICALCAKEFKNGYNLRRHEAIHTGAKAGRVPSGAMKMPTMVPLSLLSVPQLSGAGGGGGEAGAGGGAAAVAAGGVVTTTASGKRIRKNHACEMCGKAFRDVYHLNRHKLSHSDEKPYQCPVCQQRFKRKDRMSYHVRSHDGAVHKPYNCSHCGKSFSRPDHLNSHVRQVHSTERPFKCEKCEAAFATKDRLRAHTVRHEEKVPCHVCGKMLSSAYISDHMKVHSQGPHEN, encoded by the exons ATGTTCCCCGTGTTCCCTTGCACGC CTGCCCCCCCCTTCCCCGTGCTGGGCCTGGACTCCCGGGGGGTGGGCGGCCTCATGAACTCCTTCCCGCCACCTCAGGGTCACGCCCAGAACCCCCTGCAGGTCGGGGCTGAGCTCCAGTCCCGCTTCTTTGCCTCCCAGGGCTGCGCCCAGAGTCCATTCCAGGCCGCGCCGGCGCCCCCACCCACGCCCCAGGCCCCGGCGGCCGAGCCCCTCCAGGTGGACTTGCTCCCGGTTCTTGCCGCCGCCCAGGAgtccgccgccgccgcagccgcggccgccgccgctgctgccgccgccgccgttgCTGCTGCGCCCCCGGCCCCGGCCACCGCCTCCACTGTGGACACAGCGGCTCTGAAGCAGCCCCCGGCGCCCCCTCCGCCGCCCCCTCCGGTGTCGGCGCCCGCCGCTGAGGCCGCGCCCCCTGTCTCTGCCGCCACCATCGCCGCAGCCGCGGCCACCGCCGTCGTTGCCCCAACCTCGACGGTCGCCGTGGCCCCGGTCGCATCTGCCTTGGAGAAGAAGACAAAGAGCAAGGGGCCCTACATCTGTGCCCTGTGCGCCAAGGAGTTCAAGAACGGCTACAACCTCCGAAGGCACGAGGCCATCCACACGGGAGCCAAAGCCGGCCGGGTCCCTTCGGGTGCTATGAAGATGCCCACCATGGTGCCCCTGAGCCTCCTGAGCGTGCCCCAGCTGAGCGGAgccggcgggggagggggagaagcgGGTGCCGGCGGCGGAGCGGCCGCAGTGGCCGCCGGTGGCGTGGTGACCACGACCGCCTCGGGAAAGCGCATCCGGAAGAACCACGCCTGCGAGATGTGCGGCAAGGCTTTCCGCGACGTCTACCACCTGAACCGACACAAGCTGTCGCACTCGGACGAGAAGCCCTACCAGTGCCCGGTGTGCCAGCAGCGCTTCAAGCGCAAGGACCGCATGAGCTACCACGTGCGCTCACATGACGGCGCTGTGCACAAGCCCTACAACTGCTCCCACTGTGGCAAGAGCTTCTCCCGGCCGGATCACCTCAACAGTCACGTCAGACAAGTGCACTCAACAGAACGGCCCTTCAAATGTGAGAAATGTGAGGCAGCTTTTGCTACGAAGGATCGGCTGCGGGCCCACACAGTACGACACGAGGAGAAGGTGCCATGTCATGTGTGTGGCAAGATGTTGAGCTCGGCTTATATTTCGGACCACATGAAGGTGCACAGCCAGGGCCCTCacgaaaattaa